DNA from Victivallaceae bacterium:
TGGTTTATACTGAATCTCCCTTATCGGGGATTCCGAATCTAGGTATGTATCGGATGCAGAGATTCGATTCACAAACAACCGGCCTTCATTTTCAAATTCAGAAAGGCGGGGGTCTTCATTTTCATGAAGCCGAGCAACTAAATCAAAACCTTTCGGTTAACGTCTTTTTAGGAGGCAATCCCTTTCTTATTTTATCAGCTATAGCTCCTCTTCCGGAAAAAATATCTGAAATCTTATTCTGCAGTTTTTTAATGGGTAAAAAACTCTTTTACGGAAAATCATCTTATAATCATTATCCCTTGTTCTCGGATTGTGAGTTCATACTTTTCGGAAAAGCAGTTAAAAACATAAGACAACCCGAAGGCCCATTCGGTGATCACTATGGGTATTACAGTCTGACTCACGATTTTCCTATTTTCAAATGTAGCGGTATATATCATGCGAAGAAAGCCGTGTTTCCTGCTACTATAGTAGGGAAACCTAAACAGGAAGATTTTTATCTCGGAGAAAAACTTCAGGAATTTTTATCACCTCTTATTCCATTCGTAATGCCCGGTGTTATCCAGCTAAAATCATACGGAGAAACAGGCTTTCACTCCTTATCGGGCGCAATAGTTAAGGAACGATATAAAAAGGAGACTCTCACCTCAGCTCTAAGGATTCTTGGAGAAGGACAACTGTCTTTAACAAAATTTCTTCTCGTTACCGATCGAATCATTGATCTTAACGATTTTAAAACGCTTTTTCGGACAATTTTAGAACGTTTTTGCCCCAGTCAAGATTTTATTATTTTTCCGTACTCCAGCCAAGATACATTGGATTACACGGGCCCCGAATTAAATATGGGTTCCAAAGCTATTTTAATGGGACTGGGGCCCCCTATAAGAATATTGCAAGATCAATTGGAATATCGTTTACCTAATCAAATCAAGAATCCAAAAGTTTTCTGCCCGGGATGCCTTGTCATTGAAATCGAACCATCGGTTAAAATTGAAGAACTTTATAACTTTTCCGAACTACAAGAATGGCCTATCGTAGTCATATCGGATAATGCAACAAAAACATCAAGCAATAAAACTTCTTTTCTATGGAGAGTATTTACCAGATTCGAACCGGCATCCGATATTTATTTTAAAACTTCAGGATATAAACGACATTCCCAAATAAGAAAGTTACCGATTTTTATAGACGCCAGAATGAAAAATAATTATCCAAAAGAAGTTTTTGCCGATAAACACACTAAAGACATCGTATCAAAAAAATGGAGCAAATACTTTCCTAATGGCCAAATCCAATCGGGGGATTACGATGATATTTAATACAAAAGAAAGAAATCTAAAATCAAGTCGTAAAGATCAATCGTTGAGTATGTTTCCGGAAGATTGACTATTCTTAATAAGCGATATTCCGTTTAAACAAAGCCTCCGTTTAAGTGCTTGGCTGGACGGAAGAAGTCTCAGCCTCCTCAGGAGGCTGCACAACAGAAGAAGGCTCGGCCTCTTCCTGATGAGGTCCAATAATTGAAGCCGTAGCAAGAGGTTCGAAATGCATCCCGCTTCTTCCATAAATAAGAGGAACTTCCGAGCATCTTTCTGCCCCGAATATACGAGTCATTTCCCCGATATCTACCATATAGTGCCCAGATTTATTCGCATTTTCAAATACTCTAAAACCTTCTCGAAGCAAAACTTGCTTTGCCTGCTCTATCGGTTGAGGACCAAAGTCTCCGGTTAGAAGCTTAATATTCCACCTTGTTGTAGGGGCTATTGAATATAGCACAACAGTTGTTTCGTAGAGATGACTCATAGCCAATCCCATTGAACAAGCTACATAAACCCCATTATGCGATAAACCGGTTATATACTCTTCCAATAATACCTCAGCAACCGGATGAGTTCCTTCATAAGGAATCAGAAGATGATGATTCAAGCCGGTAACATCGCCTTGAACTCTATTACGTTCACACAAAGAGTAGATAAATGACCCCAGTTGTCCGGTAATTAATGCCCTGAGTTGATCCAGTTTTGATCCCTTAGGGATTCGTTTCTCACATGTATCTAAACTCGTGAGCATATCTGCATAAAGTAAATGACAAACTTGCGGGTTACTCCTAAAGTTTTCACGTAACCATTGACAACAGGCCGTTCGCAGCTCTTGATAAGTTATAATAATCCCTCTGCGCCTCAATAGCTCTGACATGGTATGAAAGAAACAATTGCCATCGCCCGGTGCATGAGAAATATTTGTTATCACCCTTGATTTTAATTCTTTAACATATTGACGAGCTCGCTCAACTCCATAAGGGAACGGAGGCAAACTTACAGGCAGCATTTTAGGAAGTAAAGCTTCGGAAGGCTCATAAACCGGCACACCGGATTCATCACACACAGATACATAGTTCTCTTCCGCCACTCGGACCAAAGCCTTTACATCCAAAGATGCGGAATTTAACCAGAGGTTTTCAAAAGGATTTTTAAAAAGAGATGTAAACAAAAGTCTACGAGGCGATTCGACTGCCCACTTCAAATAAGTTTCGGACGGAATACATGCCAAAATTATACAAGAAATAATCAACGAAATTATACTGATTCCACCTAATATAAGAATCGGTGTCAAGGGACAACACCCAGTAATCGCCATAACTACGGAAAAAACAAATAAGATAAGAGAGATTACAGCTATCGTCATACAGACATTCACTAAAATCGGGTTATCCTTATCGGACCAACAGGATTTCGTGCTACTCTCGGGAGATTTCAGTGTAGGTGTCGAAAGAGGCAATGATCCTACGTTGAGAAGCATTTCTGATACCAAAATTCGAATTTCCTTTAAATTATGATTAACTTCTAGTTAAGAAAAAGATTATACCATAAGGATTTTTCATTAAAAACAATTAATTAAATAAAACATTAAAAGACTTAAAATAAAGGTTGTATTTTAAATAAGTAATGAATAGTAATAATAAATCTATAAAATTAAAAAGATTATTCATAATAATAGGGATAAGTTTTTTCTTTATTTTTTTTAAAGAACCTTCTCCCCCTTTCATATCCGAGAAGCTGGAACCCATTATCTGCTCTCATCAAATAGGAGATAATTTAAAAAAAAATCTTGTCTCAACCATCAAAACGACAAAAAAATCCCTCTTTCTCAAAGCTTATCAAATTACCGATCAAACTATTTCAAGGGCCATTATAGAAGTTCTTAAAAATAAAAATATTATCGTTGACTTGGAATGTCATGAGCTGAAGGAATGCTCTTATTTTCATACTATTAAAGATAACGCCCAACTTAATATAAAATTGAACGATAAACCGAAAAATAAACTCATGCATATGAAAATTTTAATGATTGACGAATGCTGTTTTTGGATCGGATCCGCTAATTTTACGGATATTTCTTTATGTAAAGAGAGCAATCTAATGGTAGGATTCTATAGTCAGGAACTAGCCGAATATGTTCGCTCGAATCGTTCCTGTTCATTCATGATCAATGAACAAAAAATTGATTTTAAGGTACTTCCCAACGATTCTCGAGAAACGCTGGAATATTTAATCAAAACAATCGATACCGCACAAAAATCCATTAAGATCGCTATGTTTGCCTTTTCCCATCCTAAAATAATGGCGGCTCTTGAAAACGCTTATTTAAGAGGTGTTGACGTAGAAATCATCATAGACAAAAACTATCTTAAGCTTACTAAACAAATTCTTAAGACTACCGAAGCTTCCGTTCCGGTTTGGTATAAAACTTCGAAATACCGCCTTCATCATAAATTCGCTTGGATTGATGAAGATATATTAATATTCGGATCAACTAATTGGACAATGAATGGGTTCAATAAAAACGATGAATGCATGTTATTCCTCGATAATCTAACCGAAAAACAAAATAGAAAAATGAGACAAATATGGAACAATCTGACAAATAAAAGAGAAGTTCTTGCAGAGATTATTCCTTTTCCTATTTTATTTAGGGCAGCCTAAAAATCGGATAATCTATGGTGAAACAGATCTTTTTTATTAAGGATTCATATCAGAACCTTCTATCGAATCGACGAGGTGATATTTTTCTGGAAACTCAACTCCTTTTCGGCGAGATCGTTTTTAAGAGTCCACCTCAACCGGAGTACATATTTTCCTGCGAACAAACCATTATCAGGATAAACGGCAACAGAACATATTATCCGGGCCATATCTCAGATCATGCAGCTCTTTTTCCCGTCTATACAAACTGCTGCCCTACACATACGATTGCCTCAACATGCGCTGTTTTAGGGGAAAAAAAATTACCTCTTTCATTCGGAACACTTGTAACAGCTGATAATTCAGGAAATATCAGTCTTCCCGACGGCACAACAACTTATTGCGATCCGGTACATCTTAGACCTCTTTCTCAAAATTTTTCCGTTGAAACTCTAATTACCGATGCACAACGACTTATCGGATTTCCCTATGTTTGGGGTGGACGTTTTCTTTTCAAGCAAGATTTTTCAAATCGTTACGGAGTTGATTGTTCAGGATTTCTTAATCTTTTATTTCGCGCACAAAATATTTCGATCCCTAGAAATTCAATCGATCAATTTAAAAATTCAACCGTCATTCGTTCGTTTGATGAACTTTCTGTAGGAGGAGCAATTTTTCTGGCAGAAAATCAAACCAACCGAATTACACACGTGATGTTAAAAACCGGAGAAGACACAATTATCGATGCCTCAAAAGGAGCAGGAAAAGTCAGAGTTCTAGAAAGAGGGCGAAATTTCAAATTTTCCGAAATGAACATGCACCTATCGTATAATAAGCAACCTAATAAAGTTATAACGGCATTTTTCGGAGACATAAAAAAACACCCGTTCGACAGGGTGTTTTAAAAGATAAAAATACTTTATAAAAAAAATACTATCTCTTAGAAAATTGATAACTCTTTCGAGCTTTCTTATGACCGTACTTCTTACGCTCCTTGATTCGAGAATCTCTGGTAAGAAAACCTTCGGACTTCAATTCCTGCTTAAAAAGCTCATTTTCCTTAACCAAAGCACGAGAAATACCCAACCTTGTTGCTATTGCTTGTCCTTGAATCCCCCCTCCGGAAACCCTAACAATCAAGCTAAACTTCTTTTCCAATTTCGTTTTTTTCAAAGGAGCTAAAATCATTTCCCTTTGAACTTCCAAAGGAAAATATTCTTCAAACCCTTTTCCGTTGACATCAATCTGCCCCGAACCTTCACGTAATCTCACACTGGAAACAGCACATTTCCTTCTTCCGGTTGCAACGGATTCCTTAACAGGCTTACCTAGCATCTTTATCATCTCTCATTATATATTTACAACGATCGGCTTTTGGGCTACATAGCGCTCAAAACTCGCACCTTTAACTACCCTTAAACTCTTTAACTGTTTACGACCTAACTTGGTTTTAGGCATCATCCCTTTAACGGCATGCTCAATAACATAATCGGGTTTTCTGGCAAGCATATTCTCGAAAGGAATTTCCCTCATCCCACCGATATGTCCCGTATAATAACGGTAAATCTTTTGCGCCTTTTTGGCTCCCGTTAGACGAACTTTCTCGGCATTGATAACAATGACGCCGTCTCCGGAAGGCATATAAGGAGTAAATGTGACCTTATGCTTCCCTCGTAAAACCTTTGCTATTTCGGATGATAATCTCCCCAAAGTCTTTCCTGAGGCATCAAATAAATACCAGCTACGATTTTCGCAATCAACGGATTTTAGGAAAGTCGTTCTATTTTCTTTTCTTTTTTCCATATAACTCAACCTCGATATTGGGGGATTTTAAAATG
Protein-coding regions in this window:
- a CDS encoding UbiD family decarboxylase produces the protein MTALQEFLSFLRYKNEIVEVSCSVDPHLEIAEIHRRVVASGGPALLFTDVIGSSFPVVTNLFGSQARVDYAFSSYEPKTVSRFLDFFSKSPSLSSCWQNRDLVKGLFKLGLKKKRLSCYYKEPSLDLNSLPFLTSWPEDGGPFLTLPLVYTESPLSGIPNLGMYRMQRFDSQTTGLHFQIQKGGGLHFHEAEQLNQNLSVNVFLGGNPFLILSAIAPLPEKISEILFCSFLMGKKLFYGKSSYNHYPLFSDCEFILFGKAVKNIRQPEGPFGDHYGYYSLTHDFPIFKCSGIYHAKKAVFPATIVGKPKQEDFYLGEKLQEFLSPLIPFVMPGVIQLKSYGETGFHSLSGAIVKERYKKETLTSALRILGEGQLSLTKFLLVTDRIIDLNDFKTLFRTILERFCPSQDFIIFPYSSQDTLDYTGPELNMGSKAILMGLGPPIRILQDQLEYRLPNQIKNPKVFCPGCLVIEIEPSVKIEELYNFSELQEWPIVVISDNATKTSSNKTSFLWRVFTRFEPASDIYFKTSGYKRHSQIRKLPIFIDARMKNNYPKEVFADKHTKDIVSKKWSKYFPNGQIQSGDYDDI
- a CDS encoding phospholipase D-like domain-containing protein, which codes for MNSNNKSIKLKRLFIIIGISFFFIFFKEPSPPFISEKLEPIICSHQIGDNLKKNLVSTIKTTKKSLFLKAYQITDQTISRAIIEVLKNKNIIVDLECHELKECSYFHTIKDNAQLNIKLNDKPKNKLMHMKILMIDECCFWIGSANFTDISLCKESNLMVGFYSQELAEYVRSNRSCSFMINEQKIDFKVLPNDSRETLEYLIKTIDTAQKSIKIAMFAFSHPKIMAALENAYLRGVDVEIIIDKNYLKLTKQILKTTEASVPVWYKTSKYRLHHKFAWIDEDILIFGSTNWTMNGFNKNDECMLFLDNLTEKQNRKMRQIWNNLTNKREVLAEIIPFPILFRAA
- a CDS encoding NlpC/P60 family protein; translated protein: MVKQIFFIKDSYQNLLSNRRGDIFLETQLLFGEIVFKSPPQPEYIFSCEQTIIRINGNRTYYPGHISDHAALFPVYTNCCPTHTIASTCAVLGEKKLPLSFGTLVTADNSGNISLPDGTTTYCDPVHLRPLSQNFSVETLITDAQRLIGFPYVWGGRFLFKQDFSNRYGVDCSGFLNLLFRAQNISIPRNSIDQFKNSTVIRSFDELSVGGAIFLAENQTNRITHVMLKTGEDTIIDASKGAGKVRVLERGRNFKFSEMNMHLSYNKQPNKVITAFFGDIKKHPFDRVF
- the rpsI gene encoding 30S ribosomal protein S9, which translates into the protein MLGKPVKESVATGRRKCAVSSVRLREGSGQIDVNGKGFEEYFPLEVQREMILAPLKKTKLEKKFSLIVRVSGGGIQGQAIATRLGISRALVKENELFKQELKSEGFLTRDSRIKERKKYGHKKARKSYQFSKR
- the rplM gene encoding 50S ribosomal protein L13, with amino-acid sequence MEKRKENRTTFLKSVDCENRSWYLFDASGKTLGRLSSEIAKVLRGKHKVTFTPYMPSGDGVIVINAEKVRLTGAKKAQKIYRYYTGHIGGMREIPFENMLARKPDYVIEHAVKGMMPKTKLGRKQLKSLRVVKGASFERYVAQKPIVVNI